In a single window of the Helicobacter sp. MIT 99-5507 genome:
- a CDS encoding DUF2147 domain-containing protein produces the protein MKIIIYLIIFAMQLFADTKINENDINGIWEIPEEIEGFASIGEIFTQDKIAHAYAFAYAKKAGDKLVPRILDDENKNANNLKGKIFLSNLEFNGKKWVNGRIYNPNNGGVYYAEAHLSQDKNTLFIKTSIDSFGIIGITLKWYRIQDTKYTPLNHDEVIMIDELKENK, from the coding sequence ATGAAAATAATAATATATTTAATAATATTTGCAATGCAGCTCTTTGCAGATACAAAAATAAATGAAAATGATATAAATGGTATATGGGAAATACCAGAGGAAATAGAGGGGTTTGCATCAATTGGTGAGATTTTTACACAAGATAAAATTGCGCATGCATACGCATTTGCATATGCTAAAAAAGCAGGTGACAAGCTAGTTCCTAGAATCTTAGATGATGAAAATAAAAATGCAAACAATCTAAAAGGCAAAATATTTCTATCAAATTTAGAATTTAATGGAAAAAAATGGGTAAATGGCAGAATCTACAATCCAAATAATGGTGGTGTTTATTATGCTGAAGCACATTTATCGCAGGATAAAAATACACTTTTTATAAAAACTAGCATTGATAGTTTTGGTATTATTGGCATTACTCTAAAATGGTATAGAATCCAAGATACAAAATATACACCGCTAAATCACGATGAAGTAATAATGATAGATGAACTAAAGGAAAATAAATGA
- a CDS encoding YciI family protein: protein MNKLFLIKITYIKPIEIVEKIRPMHRDYLKEGYKNKLLLLSGPHKEYNNKLGGIIIGKFKDMAQADNFAKNDPFYLNQTATYEIIEFEAVLFDNTLEKLFCNE, encoded by the coding sequence ATGAATAAACTTTTTTTGATAAAAATAACATACATCAAGCCTATAGAAATAGTAGAAAAAATACGTCCTATGCATAGAGATTATCTAAAAGAAGGATACAAAAATAAATTGCTTTTATTAAGTGGTCCGCACAAAGAATATAATAACAAGCTTGGTGGAATTATCATTGGTAAATTTAAAGATATGGCACAAGCAGATAATTTTGCAAAAAATGATCCTTTTTATCTAAATCAAACTGCAACATATGAGATTATTGAGTTTGAAGCAGTGCTTTTTGATAATACATTAGAAAAACTATTTTGCAATGAATAA
- a CDS encoding MFS transporter has protein sequence MNKQKLVDTRFFYFILLCISAMTALGSIVIAPSLPYLEKHFNNVANIAYLSKLVLTIPAIFIVFFSPISGYLFDKYKRLNLLYPAMLIWGISGVSGFFLDNIYYILISRAIFGIANAFVMTGASALIADYYTGTKREKALIAKSLGYAFISAICVILGGFLAKISWRYPFLIYGIAFVIFLFAIFLLFEPKKSDMINKNIKDINFNFFTFLPIYTFSFLGIALFYIAPTQVPFVITNILQKSGDFIGYGLALIFICSASVSIFYTKIRQVLSLYSMYSLCFGAIGIGLCIIKIFQSYPMTLIALSAIGFGLGILLITNSIWLFSLTNQHNRAKAYGFLVSSVFIAQFSSPLLTQPIVGKFGLLNMFLVFGLISFFIATMFLIKSFIKNKRQNPVK, from the coding sequence ATGAATAAACAAAAATTAGTAGATACAAGATTTTTTTATTTTATATTACTTTGTATATCTGCTATGACAGCACTTGGAAGTATTGTGATAGCACCATCATTGCCATATTTAGAAAAACATTTTAATAATGTAGCAAATATCGCTTATTTATCAAAATTAGTTTTGACAATACCAGCAATATTTATCGTCTTTTTCTCACCAATTAGTGGATATTTATTTGATAAATATAAACGATTAAATCTTTTATATCCAGCAATGCTTATTTGGGGAATTAGCGGAGTTAGCGGATTTTTCTTAGATAATATTTATTATATTTTAATATCTAGGGCTATATTTGGTATAGCAAATGCATTTGTGATGACTGGAGCTAGCGCATTAATAGCAGATTATTATACAGGCACAAAAAGAGAAAAAGCACTAATAGCTAAGAGTTTAGGTTATGCATTTATTAGTGCTATATGCGTAATTTTGGGAGGATTTTTAGCAAAAATATCTTGGAGATATCCATTTTTGATATATGGCATTGCATTTGTGATTTTTCTTTTTGCAATTTTTTTATTATTTGAGCCTAAAAAAAGCGATATGATAAATAAAAATATAAAAGATATAAATTTTAATTTTTTTACATTTTTGCCAATTTATACATTTAGTTTTTTAGGGATAGCATTATTTTACATAGCACCTACACAAGTGCCATTTGTAATAACAAATATATTACAAAAAAGTGGAGATTTTATAGGTTATGGCTTAGCACTTATTTTTATATGTAGTGCTAGCGTATCTATTTTTTATACAAAAATTAGACAAGTCTTAAGCCTATATTCTATGTATAGCCTATGTTTTGGTGCTATTGGCATTGGACTATGTATCATAAAAATATTTCAATCATATCCTATGACATTAATTGCACTTAGTGCTATTGGATTTGGACTTGGAATCCTTCTTATAACAAATTCAATTTGGCTTTTCTCGCTAACAAATCAACATAATAGAGCAAAAGCATATGGATTCTTGGTGAGTTCAGTTTTTATTGCTCAATTTTCCTCACCACTTCTTACACAACCTATTGTTGGAAAATTTGGGCTTTTAAATATGTTTTTAGTTTTTGGGTTAATCTCATTTTTCATAGCTACTATGTTTTTAATAAAATCATTTATAAAAAATAAAAGGCAAAACCCTGTAAAATAA